Proteins encoded within one genomic window of Thermus oshimai DSM 12092:
- a CDS encoding glycerate kinase type-2 family protein: MEALLKEAFFQALKATDPYRLTLKALPRERPHLILAVGKGAAPMLKAALERYGEVPYHLTLPLGQDPMGLKARFAPHPLPDERSLRAAEEALALVKELPPKAHLLALLSGGGSALWCAPLGVSLEEKRALTEALLKSGASIGEVNAVRKHLSRLKGGRLLLATRARVTALLLSDVPGDDPSVIASGPFSPDPTTYAEALAVLDRYGLDFPGARRVLEEGLTGGLPETLKPEDPALKRLRLRIVGKNLDLLKAAQAFLRGEGHRAAILSDRFGGEARALARFHAELVESVRAHGVPFRKPLFLLSGGEAQVRVQGGGKGGRNLEFLLALYAHLNAPLYALAADSDGLDGTGGAAGALLTPGVWALGLDPRLYLEANDSLGFFARTGTLLQTGPTGTNLNDFRLLFVD; the protein is encoded by the coding sequence GTGGAAGCCCTCCTGAAGGAAGCCTTCTTCCAGGCCCTAAAGGCCACGGACCCTTACCGCCTCACCCTAAAGGCCCTCCCTAGGGAAAGGCCCCACCTCATCCTGGCGGTGGGGAAAGGGGCGGCCCCCATGCTGAAGGCGGCCCTCGAGCGCTACGGGGAGGTGCCCTACCACCTCACCCTCCCCCTGGGGCAGGACCCCATGGGCCTAAAGGCCCGCTTCGCCCCCCATCCCCTGCCGGACGAAAGGAGCCTGCGGGCGGCGGAGGAGGCCTTGGCGCTGGTAAAGGAGCTTCCCCCCAAGGCCCACCTCCTCGCCCTCCTCTCGGGGGGCGGGAGCGCCCTCTGGTGCGCCCCCTTGGGGGTTTCCCTGGAGGAGAAGCGGGCCCTCACCGAGGCCCTCCTCAAGAGCGGGGCCAGCATCGGGGAGGTGAACGCGGTGCGCAAGCACCTCTCCCGCCTCAAGGGGGGAAGGCTCCTCCTCGCCACAAGGGCGCGGGTCACGGCCCTCCTCCTCTCCGACGTGCCGGGGGACGACCCTTCGGTCATCGCCTCCGGCCCCTTCAGCCCCGACCCCACCACCTACGCCGAGGCCCTAGCCGTCCTGGACCGTTACGGCCTGGACTTCCCCGGGGCGCGCCGGGTGCTGGAGGAGGGGCTAACGGGGGGCCTCCCGGAAACCCTAAAGCCGGAAGACCCCGCCCTAAAGCGCCTCCGCCTGCGGATCGTCGGGAAAAACCTGGACCTCCTCAAGGCGGCCCAGGCCTTTTTGAGGGGAGAGGGGCACCGGGCGGCCATCCTCTCTGACCGCTTCGGGGGGGAGGCCCGGGCCCTGGCCCGCTTCCACGCGGAGCTGGTGGAGAGCGTCCGGGCCCACGGGGTCCCCTTCCGGAAGCCCCTTTTCCTCCTCTCCGGCGGGGAGGCCCAGGTGCGGGTGCAAGGCGGAGGCAAGGGGGGGCGGAACCTGGAGTTCCTCCTCGCCCTCTACGCCCACCTGAACGCCCCCCTCTACGCCCTGGCCGCGGACTCCGACGGCCTGGACGGGACGGGCGGGGCCGCGGGGGCCCTCCTCACCCCGGGGGTCTGGGCCCTGGGCCTGGACCCCAGGCTCTACCTGGAGGCGAACGACAGCCTGGGCTTTTTCGCCCGTACAGGGACCCTCCTCCAAACCGGCCCCACGGGCACCAACCTGAACGACTTCCGCCTCCTCTTTGTAGACTGA
- a CDS encoding PaaI family thioesterase gives MDFKALAQSVLERQPFNRLLGVELLEAGPGAVAFRLPLKGEFYQHLGAVHGGVVATLLDNALTYAAGSLLGPEVLTVEFKVNFLKPAKGEALLARGYAVGQGRRLAVARAEVYALKEGEETLVALGQGTIAGLSG, from the coding sequence ATGGACTTCAAAGCCCTGGCCCAGTCCGTTCTGGAACGCCAGCCCTTCAACCGGCTTCTCGGGGTGGAGCTTCTGGAGGCCGGCCCCGGCGCCGTGGCCTTCCGGCTTCCCCTGAAGGGGGAGTTCTACCAGCACCTGGGGGCGGTGCACGGGGGGGTGGTGGCCACCCTGCTGGACAACGCCCTCACCTACGCCGCGGGGAGCCTCCTGGGCCCCGAGGTGCTCACCGTGGAGTTCAAGGTGAACTTCCTCAAGCCCGCCAAAGGGGAGGCCCTCCTGGCCCGGGGCTACGCCGTGGGCCAGGGACGGCGGCTGGCCGTGGCCCGGGCCGAGGTCTACGCCCTGAAGGAAGGGGAGGAAACCCTGGTGGCCCTGGGCCAGGGCACCATCGCGGGCCTTAGCGGGTGA
- the hemW gene encoding radical SAM family heme chaperone HemW, translating to MGSLYVHVPFCPTLCPYCDFHVVRRGPGWVEAYLRRLREEAEALYQRYPSPLATLYLGGGTPSYLRDRELVALFQSLPWALQEGAEVTLEANPGTLNRKRLAFLKDLGVNRLSLGVQSFQDPVLRFLGRAHGRKGALRAVEEALEAGFRVSLDLILGLPMQDVGKDLEEAAGLGVGHISAYTLQVERGTPFALLGLEEDPERGAWAMERAEEVLGEAGFSRYEVSNFARPGEEARHNLVYWRAGFWLALGPAATGQYPEGPYALRRTNPPLPRWLLGEAPREEAIPPLEHAKEALMLGLRLREGVDLEALAHRTRLPLPALLAGRVRALEEGGFLERAGPRIRPTPRAFPLLHRVVLELWEALDGARAAE from the coding sequence ATGGGTAGCCTCTACGTCCACGTCCCCTTCTGCCCCACCTTGTGCCCCTACTGCGACTTCCACGTGGTCCGGCGGGGGCCGGGGTGGGTGGAGGCTTACCTCAGGCGGCTTAGGGAGGAGGCGGAGGCCCTTTACCAAAGGTACCCTTCCCCCCTCGCCACCCTCTACCTGGGCGGGGGCACCCCGAGCTACCTGAGGGACCGGGAGCTGGTGGCCCTCTTCCAAAGCCTCCCCTGGGCCCTACAGGAGGGGGCGGAGGTGACCCTCGAGGCCAACCCCGGCACCCTGAACCGAAAGCGGCTCGCCTTCCTCAAGGACCTGGGGGTGAACCGCCTCTCCCTAGGGGTGCAGAGCTTCCAGGACCCCGTTCTCCGCTTCCTGGGCCGGGCCCACGGGCGAAAGGGGGCCCTAAGGGCGGTGGAGGAGGCCCTGGAGGCGGGGTTTAGGGTCTCCCTTGACCTCATCCTGGGCCTGCCCATGCAGGACGTGGGAAAGGACCTGGAAGAGGCCGCGGGGCTCGGGGTGGGCCACATCTCCGCCTACACCCTCCAGGTGGAAAGGGGCACCCCCTTCGCCCTCCTGGGCCTGGAGGAAGACCCCGAAAGGGGGGCCTGGGCCATGGAGCGGGCGGAAGAGGTCCTGGGCGAGGCGGGGTTCTCCCGCTACGAGGTCTCCAACTTCGCCCGCCCCGGGGAGGAGGCCCGGCACAACCTGGTCTACTGGCGGGCCGGGTTCTGGCTGGCCCTGGGCCCCGCGGCCACGGGCCAGTACCCCGAAGGGCCCTACGCCCTCCGCCGCACCAACCCCCCCCTCCCCCGCTGGCTCCTGGGGGAGGCCCCCAGGGAGGAGGCCATCCCCCCCCTGGAGCACGCCAAGGAGGCCCTCATGCTGGGCCTAAGGCTCAGGGAAGGGGTGGACCTGGAGGCGCTGGCCCACAGGACCCGCCTCCCCCTCCCGGCCCTCCTGGCGGGGAGGGTACGGGCCCTGGAGGAGGGGGGCTTCCTGGAGCGGGCAGGGCCCCGGATCCGGCCCACTCCCCGGGCCTTCCCCCTCCTCCACCGGGTTGTCCTGGAGCTGTGGGAGGCCCTTGACGGGGCCAGGGCGGCGGAATAA